One Nocardia huaxiensis genomic window, TACGGATCTTGATGCCCAGTTTTTCCGCCTCGCGGCGACGTTCTTCGCGCTGTTCAGGCGTCAGCTTCACGCGCTCGACGCGCATTGTCTCCTGCGTCAAAGCTCCCATGTCACGCCTCCCTCACGAATCCTTGGATGCGCCATGAAGTAGCTGCGCGCGTCGATGAGCAGCACCTCCCGCTCTTTCTGAACAGTGGCGAGATCGCTCAACCGTAGCGCGGGGGTTCCTGCGGGCACGATCAGGGCCACGATCACCGCTGGGCGGTGACGGACCGAGCGCGGCGGGCAACGCCGTTCGAAAAGGTAGCTATCGGCTCGAGGACCGGCACCTGGGCCGCGTCCCCGCCGCGAAGATCAACGGCTGGTCGCCGTGTGCCGGCAGGAACCGGAGGCCCGAATCGGCAGTGCCGCTTGGCCGTAACCGTCCGAGTCGATCTTGCTAGGTTGGCTGCGTGCGCGCGCTCGAAGTCTTCAACGAATATGTCAGCTGGCTTCGGACGAACGTGCCGTTGGCGTATGAGAACCTGGCAGGTCCCGCGCGCCCCAGGGAACTTCTCGCGCTGGAACGGACGATCGGCCGCCCGCTACCCGAGGACGTGAAAGCCGTCCTGAGCGTGCACAACGGGCAACGAATCTCCACCGTCGGCGACGACGACCACGGCGTGCCATGTATCCCCACCCTGATCTTCCTGTCCACCAGAAAAATTCGCAGAATCTGGAAGTTCTGGGACAGCATCGAACACGACCGCGCCACCGAATCACTCCAGGAGTCGGGGGCGGTGTACCCGGGTGCCGAAGGAAAGATCAAGCCGCTCTGGACATCTCCCGGTTGGATCCCGCTGTGGTCCGACCCCACCAGGCCCGACTACATCGGCCTGGACCTCGACCCCGGGCCCGCCGGGACACCGGGCCAGATCATCAACTTCGGTCACAACGAGGAGTACCACTTCCTGTGC contains:
- a CDS encoding SMI1/KNR4 family protein, which translates into the protein MRALEVFNEYVSWLRTNVPLAYENLAGPARPRELLALERTIGRPLPEDVKAVLSVHNGQRISTVGDDDHGVPCIPTLIFLSTRKIRRIWKFWDSIEHDRATESLQESGAVYPGAEGKIKPLWTSPGWIPLWSDPTRPDYIGLDLDPGPAGTPGQIINFGHNEEYHFLCAHSYTDLLEFLLAEVTTGAWPATTIADDDEEEPFPWFGDPQKSFFNTLYDRFEIRPRY